The following coding sequences lie in one Maribacter forsetii DSM 18668 genomic window:
- a CDS encoding isocitrate lyase, which translates to MKNLEQSKYSSALETVRNLKQKYGATWNDINPENAARMVAQNRFKTGLDIAKYTAGIMRKDMADYDADSSNYTQSLGCWHGFVAQQKMIAVKKHHKTTSKKYLYLSGWMVAALRSEFGPLPDQSMHEKTAVSSLIAEIYDFLRQADAIELNDLFRRLEKGEDVQDEIDNYETHIVPIIADIDAGFGNEEATYLLAKKMIQAGACAIQIENQVSDAKQCGHQDGKVTVPHEDFVAKLNAVRYAFIELGIDDGVIVARTDSEGAGLTRKLPVSQEPGDLASQYLAFVEAEEIAISDAREDDVLLKRDGKLVRPIRLPNGLYKFRRGTNIDRVVLDCITSLQNGADLLWIETPTPNVKQIAHMVNRIREVIPNAKLVYNNSPSFNWTLNFRGQAYDEMLAKGENMTEYDRNNLMDEAYDDSELSFRADMKIRSFQVDGARDAGIFHHLITLPTYHTTALHMSDLTKGYFGEESMLAYVKGVQRQEIRKGVSCVKHQRMAGSDLGDDHKSFFAGDKALKAGGEKNTSNQFNAGSKSKKKVKEVEVMS; encoded by the coding sequence ATGAAAAATTTAGAACAAAGCAAGTACAGTTCTGCATTGGAGACTGTAAGAAACCTAAAGCAAAAGTACGGGGCAACTTGGAATGATATCAACCCAGAAAATGCTGCTAGAATGGTCGCTCAAAATCGTTTTAAAACCGGATTGGATATTGCGAAATATACAGCGGGGATTATGAGAAAAGACATGGCAGATTATGATGCGGATTCATCTAATTACACCCAATCTCTTGGTTGCTGGCATGGTTTTGTGGCACAGCAAAAAATGATTGCCGTGAAAAAACATCACAAAACTACCAGTAAAAAATACTTATACCTTTCTGGGTGGATGGTGGCTGCATTACGTTCAGAATTTGGACCCTTACCAGACCAATCTATGCATGAAAAAACAGCGGTTTCTAGTTTAATTGCAGAAATCTATGACTTTTTGCGTCAGGCAGATGCTATTGAATTGAACGATTTGTTCAGAAGATTGGAGAAAGGGGAAGATGTACAAGATGAAATCGATAACTATGAAACTCATATCGTACCGATCATTGCTGATATCGATGCTGGTTTCGGTAATGAAGAGGCTACGTATTTATTGGCTAAGAAAATGATTCAAGCGGGTGCATGTGCCATTCAAATTGAGAATCAGGTGTCAGATGCTAAACAATGCGGACACCAAGATGGTAAGGTAACCGTACCTCATGAAGATTTTGTTGCTAAGTTAAATGCAGTGCGATATGCTTTTATTGAATTGGGAATTGACGATGGGGTAATCGTAGCCAGAACAGATTCTGAAGGTGCGGGACTTACACGGAAATTGCCGGTAAGTCAAGAGCCGGGTGATTTGGCATCACAATATTTAGCTTTTGTAGAGGCAGAGGAGATTGCGATTTCAGATGCTCGTGAAGATGATGTACTATTAAAAAGGGATGGTAAATTGGTACGCCCAATTCGCTTGCCTAACGGATTGTATAAATTTAGAAGAGGCACCAATATAGATAGGGTAGTTTTGGATTGTATTACAAGTTTGCAAAATGGTGCAGATTTACTTTGGATAGAAACACCAACACCTAATGTAAAGCAAATTGCACATATGGTAAATAGAATTAGAGAAGTGATACCTAATGCAAAATTGGTATATAATAATTCACCATCGTTTAACTGGACCTTAAATTTCCGTGGTCAGGCATATGATGAAATGCTTGCAAAAGGTGAGAATATGACGGAGTACGATAGAAATAATTTAATGGACGAAGCATATGATGATTCAGAATTATCATTCCGTGCAGATATGAAAATAAGAAGCTTTCAGGTAGATGGAGCTAGGGATGCCGGTATTTTTCACCATTTAATTACATTACCAACCTATCATACAACGGCGTTGCATATGAGCGATCTTACCAAAGGATATTTTGGTGAAGAAAGTATGTTGGCGTATGTAAAAGGGGTACAAAGACAAGAAATTCGTAAAGGTGTTTCTTGTGTAAAACACCAGAGAATGGCGGGGTCTGATCTTGGTGATGATCATAAATCTTTCTTTGCAGGCGATAAGGCTTTAAAAGCAGGT
- a CDS encoding helix-turn-helix domain-containing protein translates to MEQEYIKLIFGLKLKQIRTDKNLSLFGLSKICGLSKSYLNEIEKGKKYPKPDKIILLSEKLDVPYDQMVSLKLDKNLAPIGDLLRSKILKEIPLELFGIKESDLIDIVATAPAKVNAFISTIIEIAQHYSFSRESFFLASLRSYQEANNNYFDDIEQQVLKFAKAYHIDLSKTLSSKDLEEILIEEYGYTINNGEIKKYEALENLRSLFVPETKTLLLSADINEPQRAFIYAKEIAYNFLAYTDRLYTFPWIKFENFDQVLNNFYASYFAGALVIPKTLLVPKIEAVFSKETFDPNKFLALINGFNASPESVYQRLTNILPNSFNIQNLFFLRFTHRLGSTKYHLKKELHLSHQHSPRANETNEHYCRRWVSLKVLNDIKMSQKDHEFDCQISEYDGEDNNYIVFSSATKDPFKDNQYRSISIGLLMNKQLARKIKFLNDPKFKSQKVGVTCERCAIKNCKERQNSAIVLDRIDKNKNVESIVEELQAKFKS, encoded by the coding sequence ATGGAACAAGAATATATTAAACTCATTTTCGGCTTAAAACTGAAGCAAATACGAACAGATAAAAATTTATCGCTATTTGGTTTATCAAAAATTTGCGGACTTTCTAAATCGTATTTAAACGAAATTGAGAAAGGAAAAAAATATCCGAAGCCAGATAAAATCATTTTACTATCAGAAAAATTAGATGTGCCATATGATCAAATGGTCTCTTTAAAGCTTGATAAAAACTTGGCACCAATTGGAGATTTGCTTCGCTCCAAGATATTAAAGGAGATTCCGCTAGAGCTGTTCGGCATAAAAGAAAGCGACCTAATAGATATTGTTGCTACGGCACCTGCAAAGGTCAATGCCTTTATAAGCACCATTATAGAAATAGCACAGCACTATAGTTTTAGTAGAGAAAGTTTTTTCTTGGCATCTTTACGTTCTTACCAAGAGGCAAATAACAATTACTTTGATGATATTGAACAGCAAGTTTTAAAATTTGCCAAAGCCTATCATATAGATTTATCCAAAACGCTTTCTTCAAAAGATTTAGAGGAAATACTAATTGAGGAATATGGTTATACTATCAATAATGGGGAAATAAAAAAATACGAAGCCTTAGAAAATTTAAGATCCTTATTTGTTCCCGAAACCAAAACACTGTTACTCTCTGCAGATATTAACGAGCCACAGCGCGCATTCATTTATGCTAAAGAAATTGCCTATAACTTTTTAGCCTATACTGATCGGTTATATACTTTTCCATGGATAAAATTCGAAAATTTTGACCAGGTTTTAAATAATTTTTACGCCTCTTATTTTGCCGGTGCACTAGTTATACCTAAAACTCTTCTTGTTCCTAAAATTGAAGCGGTTTTTTCAAAAGAAACTTTTGACCCTAACAAATTCTTAGCACTTATTAACGGCTTTAACGCCTCACCAGAATCTGTTTATCAGCGACTCACTAATATTTTACCCAATTCCTTCAACATACAGAACTTATTCTTTCTCCGTTTTACCCATAGATTAGGCAGTACAAAATACCATCTTAAAAAAGAGCTGCACCTATCTCATCAACATTCGCCCAGAGCGAATGAAACCAATGAGCACTACTGCCGTCGGTGGGTGTCGTTAAAAGTATTGAACGATATTAAAATGAGCCAGAAGGACCATGAATTCGATTGTCAAATATCTGAATATGATGGTGAGGACAATAACTACATTGTTTTCTCTTCTGCAACCAAAGATCCTTTTAAGGATAATCAGTACAGAAGCATTAGTATAGGGCTGCTCATGAACAAACAGCTAGCACGTAAAATTAAATTTTTGAACGACCCAAAATTTAAGTCTCAAAAAGTAGGCGTTACTTGTGAGCGTTGTGCCATTAAGAATTGTAAGGAACGTCAAAATTCTGCCATTGTTTTAGACCGGATCGACAAAAATAAAAATGTAGAATCTATTGTAGAAGAATTGCAGGCTAAGTTTAAATCCTAA
- the aceB gene encoding malate synthase A: MENTILKHPKIQFANQVRHYYPEILTDSALEFLTALHENFNEKRLELLKNREVQQEVFDSGQFPHFPKETKTIREGVWTAGNIPEDLQDRRVEITGPVDRKMIINALNSGAKTFMADLEDSNSPSWKNSIEGQQNLMDANTKTISLTDTKRGKSYELNENTAVLLVRPRGLHLNERHLLINEEEASGSLVDFGLYVFHNTKTMMANGTAPYFYLPKLEHYTEARWWNQVFEFAQEYLSVPKGTFKATVLVETITASFQLDEIIFELKDHIVGLNCGRWDYIFSYIKKFRNHPGFVVPNRDQVTMTTPFMDAYAKLVVQRCHKRGILAIGGMAAQIPIKNDDKANAEALEKVRKDKEREVQNGHDGTWVAHPALVAVAMNEFNKHMPTTNQMHVLREDVNVTEEDLVEIPRGTITEAGIRKNINVGILYTEAWLRGHGAVALYNLMEDAATAEISRTQVWQWLKNEVILADGRQLNKGLYMEIFDDEVEKLIAEVGEDNLKNTKFELAIQLFDKLVVSDDFEEFLTLPAYKFI, from the coding sequence ATGGAAAACACGATTTTAAAACATCCAAAAATTCAGTTCGCAAATCAGGTACGTCATTACTATCCTGAGATTCTAACAGACAGTGCTTTAGAATTCCTAACAGCGCTTCATGAGAACTTTAATGAGAAAAGATTAGAATTACTTAAAAACCGTGAAGTCCAGCAAGAAGTCTTTGATAGTGGTCAGTTTCCTCATTTTCCTAAAGAGACCAAAACGATACGGGAAGGAGTTTGGACCGCAGGAAACATACCTGAAGATTTACAGGATAGAAGGGTAGAAATTACCGGACCTGTAGATCGTAAGATGATTATTAATGCTTTAAATTCTGGAGCCAAAACCTTTATGGCAGATTTGGAGGATAGCAATTCGCCAAGTTGGAAAAATAGTATTGAAGGACAGCAAAATTTGATGGACGCCAATACGAAGACCATTAGTTTAACAGATACTAAAAGAGGGAAATCTTATGAATTGAATGAAAACACTGCGGTGTTGTTAGTTAGACCAAGAGGTTTGCACCTTAACGAAAGACACTTATTAATAAATGAAGAAGAGGCTTCTGGTAGTTTGGTAGATTTTGGATTATATGTTTTCCATAACACCAAAACTATGATGGCCAACGGTACTGCACCTTATTTCTATCTACCAAAATTAGAGCATTATACAGAAGCACGTTGGTGGAACCAGGTTTTTGAATTTGCCCAGGAGTATTTGAGTGTGCCAAAAGGTACTTTTAAAGCAACTGTTTTGGTAGAGACAATAACAGCAAGCTTTCAATTAGACGAAATTATTTTCGAACTAAAAGATCATATCGTTGGGTTGAACTGTGGTCGTTGGGACTATATATTCTCCTATATTAAAAAGTTTAGAAATCACCCTGGGTTCGTGGTACCAAATAGAGATCAGGTGACTATGACCACTCCATTTATGGATGCCTATGCAAAATTGGTGGTTCAACGATGTCATAAACGTGGCATACTTGCTATTGGTGGTATGGCGGCTCAAATTCCGATTAAGAACGATGACAAGGCAAATGCCGAAGCGTTGGAGAAAGTTAGAAAAGATAAAGAACGCGAAGTTCAAAACGGTCATGATGGTACTTGGGTGGCTCACCCAGCCTTGGTAGCGGTTGCTATGAACGAGTTTAATAAACACATGCCAACAACTAACCAGATGCATGTATTGCGTGAAGATGTAAATGTTACGGAGGAAGATTTAGTGGAAATACCTAGAGGAACTATTACGGAAGCCGGAATTAGAAAAAACATCAATGTAGGTATTCTATATACCGAAGCATGGTTAAGAGGACATGGTGCGGTGGCATTATATAATTTAATGGAAGATGCTGCTACGGCAGAAATATCTAGAACCCAAGTATGGCAGTGGTTGAAGAATGAAGTTATTCTTGCCGATGGGCGCCAATTGAATAAAGGTCTATATATGGAAATATTCGATGATGAGGTAGAAAAACTAATTGCCGAAGTTGGTGAGGATAATTTGAAGAACACCAAATTTGAACTGGCGATACAACTGTTCGATAAACTTGTCGTGTCAGATGATTTCGAGGAATTCTTAACCTTACCAGCTTATAAATTCATTTAA